The Electrophorus electricus isolate fEleEle1 chromosome 4, fEleEle1.pri, whole genome shotgun sequence region GCCAACTGCAGATTTGTCCTGGCGGTCTGTCTGCACACCAAACTTCCCTCCAAAACCCTTCACATAGTctgtcacacacccacacacactttcattacTGCATTCAGTAGATACGTTCACCTGAGAACTGAAACTGCCCCTTCATAGTgtgctaataaaaaaaaaaaagcagtctaCCTCACTGCAAGCTTTGCTGAAACTCATGTAAGGAACAGCCATACGCAGATCATTAAAGAGGCACAGAGACCGAAAATCTGCTCCCCATTTAGAAACAAAGTGACTAATATTTGCCTGCCTTCTCCCCACCGTGGAACAAAAAGTACTTATTTTCCAACTGGATAGTCAACACAGATCATTTTGGGCACGGAATGTCACAGTAGAGATTATACTGATTTGGAAGGCTGCAAGCAATTCGAGTTTAATAGACACAGCACAAACCTGCAATTACAACAACGTACAATAGATGATACAAAAGAGGAACTCTATACTGATGCTGGCACAAGAGGTACTTGGATGAAGAAAAATTGCAGAAGTATGCCAAAGTTTATAATAAACAGATGTGATTGAACAATTAGTTTAGGAAGAGGGTCGTCACCTTTCTGTGACTCGTGCTTTTCAGTCTTCCCCTGATACTCAAAGCCTACGGCACTCTTATCTACTTTATCAGTCTCCACACCAAACTTGCCACCGAAGCCCTTGGTGTAGTCTGGAGTCCCCAGAAGAGGGTGacgcaggagagagagaggggaaagcaTGCAGTTAAAATTCTGTTTGTGTCATTTGAATGCAACCATTTTCCTTTTACCATCAGGAAAGTAGTAAAGcttattatttacataataaaaatataaacataataaacatgcCGGAATAACCTTTTAAAGAGGGGAAGatattaaaatgacaaagcaggcATTTTGTTAGCCTAGCACCTAGCAGGTgctgttgggtgtgtgtgtgtgtgtgtgtgggagagagagacagacagatacacaggaGGGGGGGGCAGGCAGGGAACAAACCTTTCTGGGATTCGTGTTTGTCGATTTTGCCCTGGTAATCAAAGCCTACAGCACTCTGGTCCACGCGGTCTGCCTGTACCCCATAGCGGCCACCGAACCCAGTGGCGTAGTCTATGGTGGGAGGGCACGTGTGCAGCACGCAACAGCCAAGCACAGGGCGGGTGGAGTAGGGCCGGGGGCGGAGCGTGAAGGTGGATGGATCGATGGATCGATGGATGgatttgtgaagaaaaaaaaaaaaagcaacagacaTCACGCGGAGCAGAGAACAGAAGCAAGCATGATCACAAGCCGGACATGTCGGGGGGGTTCTGACCCAAGAGTGAGAGGGGCTTGAAGGGAGCAGTGCATTGCGCTGTTTAGTGCCGACCCAGTCCAACCCTCCAGGGCCCATGtccaccccccccgccccactgCAGAACTCCAGGCTCAGAACTATTCTGTGGGTGCTCAGTCCATATGCATCAGTTAGCAAATCAAATTCTAGGAAGCACACATCATATAATGCATAGGGATCTAAGCATACTGTGATCAGCCATCACCTGGtcataaatgaaataataataaaatcagatttaaaagcaCCAAATGACTGGTTCCAATGGAATGTAATTATTGCTTTTTCAAAATCATTAATCATTTGTGTGGATGGGACAGGTCACATCTCAGCGAGATTTTGATCATGGCAAGGTGAGCACGCAGCAACTCCGCAAAGCAAACGGCCGACTGACCCAAGAGCTCCGAACAGCCCCAAACTGGCCTCTGCAGGTCCTGCACGACAGGAGCATTTTAATACAGATCTGTGGCCACCTGTTTTTTAGAGGCATGTGTAGCAGGAGCAAAGCCTGACTTGGCCTGCACAAATCTCTGATTGGGCCTTTAAGAACAAGCTCTGCTGTTCTATCTGCATAATTAGCTTACTGAAGACTAATGCAGCACGTTTTTGAAAGGTGCTGGGTTTCACACTGGGAGACTGGTGAGCAAACAAGCAAAGGTTTTACACGTGTTTTTGCTAAATATTTTCGTTTATGTTGCAAACACCCGAGTGTCTCATTGTGGGATACAGCACAGCGGCGGAGAATCACAGCAGCTCACCGCTCTAACAAGAGTCCTCCCCGTATGGGGGGGACCAATTACAGCAATACTGCAATTCAGCAGGAAGAAACAGGAAACTGCACTGACAGATTATGCAGATACAAGTTGGCACTGATTCAGCTGTGAAGGCAGGCCTCAAATGTGCATGGCAGTTTAGAGCATCACGGTGGGGCTCACGCACCCTCCACCAGACAAGCTTTCCTGAGCTCCACACAGACCAAAGAGAGGAACGTCACCTTTCTGCGAGGCATGCTTCTCCGTCTTCCCAGCGTACTCGAACCCTACAGctgactgggggggggggggggaaacgcaagcaaaacaaaatcacagcCAAGTCATTCCTTCTGGAGACATCTCATCAAGCCCCACCCAACGGTGGGTGGAGTCACTTTCAGGGCAGCAACAAGTGCGCAATCAAGTGGTATACGCAGGCACTTGCAGGGCCATACCTGGTCCACACGGTCAGACTGTACACCAAACTTTCCCCCAAATCCTTTAGAAGTGTCTGTCTGCGAGCAGTGCTTGGACAGCTTACTCTGGTAGTCATGGCCCACAGCAGACTAGAGAGAGGAGGTCAAGGGgacaaggagaaagagaggaagagggggaggtCAGATTCTATTTATCCACTTGTGGTCACAATCTTAAAATTACATCACTCTCATAACGCcagcacaaaaataaagaagcaaaatttggTTATCAAAGCCATGTTGTGGtcaattatatttattatcttGAAAATCTATGGGAATTTGAGATTTTTCCCTCAATCTTTCatttaaaagagagaaaatatgcaCTACAGAAAATACACAGTAGTAGAATGTAAGGGTTTCCTCATAGTTTAAAATGCACCTGAAATTCAATAAGCCACCACACTGAGGAAGGAATCAAATATAAAAGCGTGTCATCCCACACTCCTCCTTCAACTTTCTTCTGTGTGGCCACATCAGCCACATCACATGGCTTTTCTTTCattcctgcttctctttctcccacactGGCAGTTAAGTAACAGGGAAACGATCCAGAACCCTGGTGATGTGAGCAGCGTCACACAGAGACCGTCACATCGACAGTCAGTACTGTAGCCAGGGCGGTTTCAAGCAATCCGACTTTGCTGACAGGCTGTGGCTCACTGATGTTTGTGCATGCGCCTGTGTAcatgcgcgtctgtgtgtgtgagagaaagaaacataCTTTTTGGGCCTATTCACGTCAAGAATAGCGATTTGTAACCCATCACCCAGGCAAACAACTGTAGTATGTTTGACAGTTCAATTTGTATGCCAGCTTGGGCTCATGTCATTGTGAAAGGCAGCATGCATCTGCCCTTTAGTCACAGCTGAGGCTCTCTATTGATCTGCAGAGCGGGTTTAGCTGTAAATGCCTGGGACATTTTAACTCATGTATTGATTAGTTGAAATGGATCTGTTTCACTGTACCACAACCAGTGGGAGCGAAAGCATGCAAACGACTCTGTTCAGAACAATGGGATCCACATCACTGAACTTCAGCTTGTACTGAGCACAAGGGCAAAATGAGAAGTCCACAACAAGACAAGAAGAGCTTTGCACATTGGGCTTCAGAAAAGAGCACTAaaggaaaagtgagagagagagagagggatggttagatagagagggggagagaggcagaagacAGCAGGGCATTCCACCTTGTCCATGCGGTCCTCCTGCACACCGAATTTGCCCCCGTAACCGTGCGAGGCCTGTGGCAtgttctccagctccttctgcttcagGTCATTGTGCTCCGACGACACCTTCTCACGTAGCTTGTGGATGCTGGAAAGCATGGTGGACAGAGAGCAGTGGCTACAGAAATGCTCACAAAGCAGACACTCCAATGGTTCCCACAGAGTCAAAAACAAGCCAGCCCCGACCCACCCCCCTGGCCATACCTCTGCCATCTCAAGCCTTGCTTTGACAGTATGAAAATGGGTCTCTGACCGCTGGCTTAAAGCTGATGGAATCGATGACCCCCATACTTGCACACCAAAGCCCACAACCTCTTTTCAATCTCACACCCTCAATCCATACCTTtcaaaatcatacacacatacactcttagCCTACCCTTGTGGGTGCTGCTGGCACATGTATAATGGATGTCTGATTAATACAGCTAGACTATTCTGAACCATTTAGGTCCCAATTACAGAGCCAAAGAAAGTCagagacatttattttgttctcaGTGCAACTACATCAGTGATGCTAGCATCGAATCCAAAATCCTGACTCACTTGATGTGTTCCTGATGGCCCGAGCCTTCCACTGTCTTTGCTCCCCATCTCTGCTCCTTCTCAGTGACATCGTTCTGCACGCAGCCAATACGGAGACACGAGACCAGAGATAAGGGAGAGGTAGAAAGCCCCATACTGAACATctacattttagtttttaaataagCCAGCAAGGTTTTAGCTAAACGGAAcaggagagaggtggtggaggttcAATAACTACAGGTTAGAAAAGAGTTATGAGGCAAGCCTGCCTCACCTCAAAGTCAGGATCAGTCTCCCAGTCGTCCGCACCTTCATCAACGGTAACGCTGAGTGAACGACCAGCTACTGCTTTCCACATCTGAGAGGATTCGGAAATTATAGTATTGGGTTATCATCAGGTTTGTATGTGGATGTGGCAATGAGCTCAGTCCCTATTCAACACTGTGTGAAGTAAGGGAGAGCTTCACAAAAGAAAAGCAGCATTGTGGCAGCAGGATAGGGCTGCCACAGCTGCCCTTCATAAACCACTGCGGTGGCCCTCTTACGTGGCTTTCCCAGTTAGAGTGTATGGaaatggggagggggtggaCCTCTTCCGCTCAGTTCAAGACGGTTTCGTCGTTACTATCTAAACGACAGTTTACAAAGTTCTCCCCAACTAAACCACACCCAACTGGCAACTACTTTATATGACTGTGCAAGGCCTACCGAGGCAGCGTGCTTCCGAAACCTGTTATTTTACATAACGAACAGCCACTGGCGACCCCAGCATTCAGCATCAGCACGCTTTATAATCCGGTTTTCTGATGTGAACTGATGGGAATATCGCAAGTATGCTCAGCACTTGTCAGTTAAGATGAGCATCTACAATTTTTCTAAAATATACAATTCTACAATGTGAATTAACCTGCTTCTATATCACAGGAACAAAACAGGCCAGAGGGCTATAAGGGAGAGATGTGATTTCAATGAGCTGGCTAACATCATAGGTACTGTTTAACATGTTAAAAAACTAATATCTTTTGTGATTCACAGAGTATTCAATGCGCATATTAGCTCCAGCGACAGCTCGACTGCGCCCGAACCCGTCAAAACACGCAAATCTTAAATGTGTAGATTCATATTTTGAGACTATTTTCCATACATGTCTTACCCTCTATGTACGCGTActtataatattaaaaaaaaaaaatttctaagGAAAGCGACCATTAAATAGCGAGCCAGCAGCCCGTATTGTAAGGTATTTCCTGCTCTCGTTTCTAGGTCGTTGTGTCGGTGTGATTCACGGTTAGTCTGCGCTCTGCGGCTGGCTCGCGTTTCATCACGAACACTCGCTAATGTCTACCTGACATTCACTACGAGGTCGTTCAACTTACGATTTCCTCCGATTTTTTTCTTATAGGCCGTCAGTTGCAGGACAGGAATTCAGATCTTGTGTTGGAGGCGAGTCAGCGTTCAAGAGCGCTGGAGCCTGCCTAAAACATTCCTCGCTTCCACTCTTCCGGCTCTCCCGTTTTCCCACTTCCTGCTTTTGGTCCGACAGCGCCACCTGGGCTCAAGAAAGGGGAAGTGACAAATACTGTCCATAAGACGTACAGCGTTACATGTACTGACACGTTAAGCATGCTGTCTGAGTTACACTATACTTGACTGAATACACAGAAATATGTGCATTATTTTACAGTAATACACAAACCTTAGAGGTTGCGCGGGATGGAtaagaatacaaaacaaatacgCCCAATAAACCATTGGAACggggttttgttttaaaatacaaactaCATAGAAAGCACAAAATCAATGTTTTAGATTACTGCCATGATTCAATTAATTTTGTGATGTTCTTTACAAGTTACTCTGCCAGTATAAAAAAGTAGCCATTACGAGCCACTCTGTAAACACAAGTaaattacacaattacacaagTAAACTGCAAGTGCATCAGGAATCAAACTAAAACCACACCAATGGAGAAAATTTACATTTCCATATGAACAAAGATAAAGTATTCCTGTATAGTAGATCTTATCAGAACTGATAAGATCCACTAAGCTGAGGCTATCGAACATCATTTTTCTGATGACACCACAAGAGCTCCTACTtccttttataaaaaaaataaaaataaaaataaataaaaaaaaaaaaaaaatgtaatcactaTATTGCCAAATTAACTTTTAAGGAAGGTTATTCGAATGAATGAAAATTACAACAGCCCGAGTCCTTTTTCCCTTAAAACATTCGGATTTCATATTAAAAGTTAGCCTTCATAGGCCATGAGAAAGTCTAAAACTCTTGAATGAGAAAGAAGCAAACATACAgacaatatttttaacacaaagACTTAGTCTTTTTATTGGCAGTGGAAAATAAGTTTCAGTATTCTTTTTTATTGAAAGGAAGCAATAAATAATACTGTGATAAAAAATAGTTCATAAGTACTCAGACTGTACAGAATTTCTGTTACAAGATCAGATTTTTAAAACGAGTCAGAAAATGATGCATggaagtaaatgaaaaagaggTGGTTTCAAAATGACTGGAGGAGCATGTCATGGTTGTCAGTTCTGGTTGAACCTTTCATAAATCCtcaaaattacaataaaatccAGCCTTAAATGTCATGATATGActcaagaaaggaaaaaaaggcaatTCTTACACTGAAGCTAAAATTACACAAGGAAATGCTTagaataaatacaacaaatgaatgaaactgAGTGAAGAAGATAAGGCTTAATCATTTGAAGGATTTAGTCATGGGGTAAAATCGCGCCACTCTCGGACGCTGCAGTTTGAGCTTAGGCCACAGTGGGGTTGGTCCAGAgaacaggcaggcagacagacagacagacagacagacagacagacagacagacagacagacagacagacagacagacagacacacacacacacacacacacacacacacacacacacacacacacacacacacacacacacacacacacacacacacacacacacacacacacacacacacacacacacacacacacactcttttccACAAGTCACTGTTCGTGCGTGTCTCATGTGCAGAAGGAAGGAATGGAGAGTTTCAGCAGACAGGGAACACCAGAGAAATCTGTTCTCCACGGTAACACGTGTGCTGAAAGATGCATCCGAAAGTAGCCCTCGTCAAGGCTACTGCTTATGGCTTATCATAGAGTTCTCATTTTGGTATCACagggggaaaaggaaaaaacaaatgtcatCTGCGCATGAGTGTGCCAGGGTCAGGCTTAATGGACCAGCAACATCTTACAGTCCATGGAAAAACGCTCCAAGATTCGCACCAGTTCTGATATTCACATAATACAACTGCATTAATCTTAAAATCAACACCAAAATGCTCCTTAAGAACCAATGGGGGTGACAAAATTAAGTTAAATCACACAAATGTCACTTAAGCTTAGATGTTCTCATCACAAAAGGAACCAAAGCAGATATGGACAACTACAAGACAAGGATTATAAAAAGATTAGATATGTCTGGAGATCTAAATGTACAAACTTCAGACTTGTAATACATTCAGTTACATCTGATAGAGTTAAACATATGGACAAAATAGGGAAGAAAATGGGCAAATAATGATACAGAAacataactaaataaatgaaatgtccCATTGGTTTACATAAATAGAATAATTAATAGATTTAAAATATGTCTTCAAGGGTACTGGGCAGATGTCTTTTCATAATAATCCTCCACACTGAAAGATCTCAGGGTCCTTGTCCATTTTAACTCCCATTCTGAAGAGGGCATCTCGCTGTCAGAGACACTGCCTATAGAGATAATGGGAATAAACTAagaaagaggaggggaagaCAGACAAGTGcaagaggaggggggaggagagagagagagagagagagagagagagagagagagagagagagagtgagagagcgagagagagagagcgagagagagagcgagagagagcgagagagagagagagagcgagagagagagagagagagcgagcgagagagagagagcgagcgagagagagagagagagagagcgagagcattGGAGATATAGGAAAGTCATAGTGAAAAAAGCAGAGATGGCCCAGTGGAGGCAGGAGGTACATAtacaagtgagagagaagaggggaaagGAGAGGTAGACATATTTACATTACTGTCATGAACAAAGAAGCATCAAATCTCATTTTAAGCATCAAAAGGTTAGCGCAACGACAAGATGCGCTTATGGTGGTGAATCGGTGCATCAGTCACATTATGTTAAATTGTACATAGAAAACGTAGTTAGTTACACCTTTACCAAAATGCATGGTGGCCTAGTTTGAGAGGGAAATTCCCTGTAGATGTTGCCATGTTAGGGTGGCGGGGTGTGACTGCTGGTGGCAGTGAGACTCACCCTGGAGCTGGGTTAGCATGAGTAGGTCCTGACTGCAGCAGAATCCAACCTCTGTACACTACTCACCCCCCCtgcagcagacacacatgcaccaagCCGGGCCAGTTAACACACATCTCCCACATTAAAAGGTGGCAGAAAACAGCCATGAGTTTAaactacacaccacccaccatctcaacacagtgcaaaaatacatataagccaAACAGTATTAGACACGCATGCAGTTGACACTCTTGAGTAGTAAGGCTCAAACATCATTACAGCATCCTCATCATGCTGATCCAACATTCTCCATTATGATATTGGTAGTAGACATTACGATGTCCTCTAGTCTCAGTGCGAGTGTTTGGTGGGGTTTGTTGGGGCTCTGGCGGTCTCTCTCATGCGTACCGTCCAGCTGGTGCTTCTTTGGCTGCATGGCAGGGGAAGTGGACGAGCTGGCCACCCTGAAACTGGCCGGCAGTGTGTCGGCCGAACTCGCCCCGAAGCCACGCACGTCTTTGGGCCGGAACTTCTTCCTCCAGGAAGGAGCTCGCCGGAAACTCTT contains the following coding sequences:
- the LOC113580128 gene encoding src substrate cortactin isoform X3, producing MWKAVAGRSLSVTVDEGADDWETDPDFENDVTEKEQRWGAKTVEGSGHQEHINIHKLREKVSSEHNDLKQKELENMPQASHGYGGKFGVQEDRMDKSAVGHDYQSKLSKHCSQTDTSKGFGGKFGVQSDRVDQSAVGFEYAGKTEKHASQKDYATGFGGRYGVQADRVDQSAVGFDYQGKIDKHESQKDYTKGFGGKFGVETDKVDKSAVGFEYQGKTEKHESQKDYVKGFGGKFGVQTDRQDKSAVGWDHQEKVQLHESQKDYSKGFGGKYGVEKDRMDKSAGTFEEVEKPRAVYQKTRPVEAGGSGTSSIKARFENLAKEKEEEDKKRAQEERARRQATEKQEQEQARKNTEDSAKARVPSPQPGPVSKAPDFQKTVVETENLYEVEPDTEPTCEQPAEEPLYQNQNLEPALEGRYQATDSPSYEYGEDLGVTAVALYDYQAAGDDEISFDPDDIITNIEMIDEGWWRGVCRGAYGLFPANYVENEQDPAALN
- the LOC113580128 gene encoding src substrate cortactin isoform X5, giving the protein MWKAVAGRSLSVTVDEGADDWETDPDFENDVTEKEQRWGAKTVEGSGHQEHINIHKLREKVSSEHNDLKQKELENMPQASHGYGGKFGVQEDRMDKSAVGHDYQSKLSKHCSQTDTSKGFGGKFGVQSDRVDQSAVGFEYAGKTEKHASQKDYATGFGGRYGVQADRVDQSAVGFDYQGKIDKHESQKDYTKGFGGKFGVETDKVDKSAVGFEYQGKTEKHESQKDYVKGFGGKFGVQTDRQDKSAVGWDHQEKVQLHESQKDYSKGFGGKYGVEKDRMDKSAGTFEEVEKPRAVYQKTRPVEAGGSGTSSIKARFENLAKEKEEEDKKRAQEERARRQATEKQEQEQARKNTEDSAKARVPSPQPGPVSKAPDFQKTVVETENLYEVEPDTEPTCEQPAEEPLYQNQNLEPALEGRYQATDSPSYEYGEDLGVTAVALYDYQAAGDDEISFDPDDIITNIEMIDEGWWRGVCRGAYGLFPANYVEVRQ